Proteins encoded within one genomic window of Eleutherodactylus coqui strain aEleCoq1 chromosome 1, aEleCoq1.hap1, whole genome shotgun sequence:
- the LOC136612103 gene encoding protein kinase C theta type-like, producing MAPEMLSGEEYNAAIDWYALGIILNIMVTSRSKYHRGRFNASNIEAKNIIKKLLREDPTTRLGVHGDIRAQRFFRHINWDLVEALQMRPPHIPVPSNNIRHGSRPFNLERMEAAEAHHSAISADHQALFTGFSFVSTNWKTLDSTPAL from the exons atggctcctgagatgctgagcggggaggagtacaatgctgccatcgacTGGTATGCCTTAGGTATCATTCTTAATATCATGGTTACCAGCAGGTCCAAGTATCATCGAGGACGATTTAATGCCTCCAACATCGAGGCGAAGAACATCATCAAGAAG ctcctCCGGGAAGATCCTACGACGCGCTTAGGGGTCCACGGTGACATCAGAGCCCAGAGGTTTTTCCGGCATATCAATTGGGATTTGGTAGAAGCCCTGCAGATGCGACCACCACACATTCCTGTACCA TCAAACAACATCCGGCATGGCTCAAGACCATTTAATCTCGAGAGGATGGAGGCAGCAGAAGCCCACCACTCGGCCATATCGGCAGAccaccaggccttattcacagggttttcatttgtcagcactaactggaaaaccctggaCAGCACACCGGCTCTTTAA